TCTTGTTGTTGGGTCGTAGTTTACTGTCCCTTGGTCTACGTTTGCGCCTGTGTATTCTACTCCTTCGGGTAGTACGTAGGTGAATACCACGTTACTTGCATCTCCGGGTCCGTTGTTTCCTAGTTTGAATGTGTAGGTTACTTTGTCACCAACTGTGGGGTTGGTGATGGATGGAGTGATTTGTACGTAGACATCGGATTTGATGTTGTACGTTTCGGTTTGCACGGTGCCCTGGTTTCCGGCTGCATCGATTGCCATGAATTTTAGGGTGGTTGTGGTGTTGATGTTGATTGGTCCGGTGTATTGTGTGCTGGTGGTGGTTGGTGTTGTTCCGTCGGTGGTGTAGTAAATA
The sequence above is drawn from the Methanobacterium sp. genome and encodes:
- a CDS encoding DUF11 domain-containing protein; translated protein: IYYTTDGTTPTTTSTQYTGPININTTTTLKFMAIDAAGNQGTVQTETYNIKSDVYVQITPSITNPTVGDKVTYTFKLGNNGPGDASNVVFTYVLPEGVEYTGANVDQGTVNYDPTTRTLTWKVGNVTAGADPYIWLNLNILSEGTINILPTVTVDGYNPGLINNIGTLQVTASPKTSTVNAATTTSIQTGTVPMQTTGAPLAGLILGILCIGSGITLSRKK